Proteins encoded by one window of Simiduia curdlanivorans:
- the fliM gene encoding flagellar motor switch protein FliM — protein MQDLLSQDEIDALLHGVDDGDIDTDSDDEPGSVKSYDLTSQDRIVRGRMPTLEMINERFARYMRISMFNLLRRTADVSSGGIQIQKFGEYVHTLYVPTSLNMVKFRPLRGTALLILDAKLVFKLVDNFFGGDGRHAKIEGREFTPTELRVVQIVLEQAFIDLREAWKAVMPIEFDYINSEVNPSMANIVSPSEVVVVSTFHVELDGGGGDFHITLPYSMIEPIREVLDAGLQSDSDDQDERWVKSLREDVMSAKVKLECDIARGQITLRDIVNLKAGDVIPINFPEQHIITANGVPVFQAKFGQSRKNLAFSIEEFIDRSKPGYLSDIGFE, from the coding sequence GTGCAAGATCTATTATCACAAGACGAGATTGATGCCTTACTCCACGGTGTCGATGATGGCGATATAGATACCGATTCCGACGATGAGCCGGGCTCGGTCAAATCCTATGATTTAACCAGTCAAGATCGTATCGTTCGCGGGCGTATGCCCACCTTAGAAATGATTAACGAACGCTTTGCGCGCTACATGCGCATCAGCATGTTTAACTTGTTGCGCCGCACCGCAGATGTATCTTCTGGTGGCATACAGATTCAAAAATTTGGTGAATATGTACATACCCTGTATGTGCCTACCAGCTTAAATATGGTGAAGTTTCGGCCGTTACGCGGCACGGCCTTGCTGATTTTGGATGCCAAGCTTGTGTTCAAGCTGGTTGATAATTTTTTTGGCGGCGACGGTCGCCATGCCAAAATTGAAGGTCGGGAATTTACCCCCACTGAACTGCGTGTGGTGCAGATTGTACTAGAGCAGGCCTTTATCGATTTACGCGAGGCTTGGAAAGCGGTTATGCCCATTGAGTTTGACTACATAAACTCAGAAGTTAACCCGTCCATGGCTAATATTGTTAGCCCGAGTGAAGTGGTGGTAGTAAGTACCTTCCATGTAGAGTTAGATGGTGGCGGCGGCGACTTCCATATTACCTTGCCTTACTCGATGATCGAGCCCATTCGCGAAGTGTTAGATGCAGGCTTACAGAGTGATTCAGATGATCAAGACGAGCGTTGGGTAAAATCCTTGCGTGAAGATGTGATGAGCGCGAAAGTAAAATTGGAATGCGATATAGCCCGAGGCCAAATCACGCTTAGAGACATTGTGAATTTAAAGGCTGGCGATGTAATACCCATTAACTTTCCCGAACAACACATTATCACGGCCAACGGTGTGCCCGTTTTTCAGGCAAAGTTTGGTCAGTCGCGAAAAAATTTAGCCTTTTCTATTGAAGAGTTTATCGACCGGTCTAAGCCCGGCTATTTGAGCGATATCGGTTTTGAATAG
- the fliN gene encoding flagellar motor switch protein FliN, with amino-acid sequence MTDDNTPDNGEEPDQDAMADEWAAAMAEQGDEEDEDEEELPKAAAQTMNLDEFSESPKANHGGQDLDTILDIPVSISMEVGSTSITIRNLLQLNQGSVIELDRLAGEPLDVLVNGTLIAHGEVVVVNEKFGIRMTDVVSPSERIKRLR; translated from the coding sequence ATGACTGATGACAATACACCAGATAATGGCGAAGAGCCGGATCAGGACGCCATGGCCGATGAATGGGCTGCGGCAATGGCCGAGCAGGGTGATGAGGAAGATGAGGATGAAGAGGAGTTGCCCAAGGCTGCCGCGCAGACGATGAATTTAGACGAGTTTAGCGAGTCGCCGAAAGCAAATCACGGAGGTCAGGATCTAGACACGATTCTGGACATTCCCGTCAGTATCTCCATGGAGGTTGGCAGCACCTCGATTACGATTCGTAATCTCTTACAGCTTAATCAGGGCTCTGTTATCGAATTAGATCGACTCGCCGGTGAACCCCTCGATGTGTTGGTCAACGGCACACTTATCGCCCATGGCGAGGTGGTGGTGGTCAATGAAAAGTTCGGCATTCGCATGACCGATGTCGTTAGTCCGTCGGAACGCATAAAGCGGTTGAGGTAA
- a CDS encoding FliO/MopB family protein, with the protein MSTELKPIAETTGSLLTAAPTAALKAQTTSDMAVQLIQVLGSLGLVIGLVFLLAYLIKKNQGFSSSVKQLKVIERLALTNKDQLLLVSLHGKEVLLGVSAAGINTLLTFDEEPLAVSEHMTEQGAAQKSTGVDPLKRKQGNFAHHLQQILTTRMAS; encoded by the coding sequence TTGAGCACTGAGTTAAAACCAATAGCGGAAACTACTGGGTCGCTGTTAACTGCTGCGCCAACTGCGGCATTAAAGGCGCAGACCACAAGCGATATGGCGGTGCAATTGATTCAGGTGCTGGGCTCACTCGGCTTGGTCATTGGTTTGGTGTTTTTGCTCGCCTATTTGATAAAGAAAAACCAAGGCTTTTCCTCATCAGTTAAACAGTTAAAGGTCATCGAGCGTTTAGCCTTAACGAATAAAGATCAATTGTTGCTTGTGAGTTTACATGGCAAGGAAGTTTTACTTGGCGTTTCAGCGGCTGGTATTAACACCTTACTGACTTTTGACGAAGAGCCTCTCGCTGTTTCTGAGCACATGACTGAGCAAGGGGCAGCCCAAAAGTCGACCGGGGTGGACCCGTTAAAACGAAAGCAGGGTAATTTTGCCCACCATCTTCAGCAGATATTGACGACGCGGATGGCATCATGA
- the fliP gene encoding flagellar type III secretion system pore protein FliP (The bacterial flagellar biogenesis protein FliP forms a type III secretion system (T3SS)-type pore required for flagellar assembly.), producing MRFAQIASLLLLFLFSSAVFAAEEQSVIDTFNSMKGIPAVTMTNNPDGSQDYTVTIQILAIMTSLTLLPAILMMMTSFTRIIIVFSILRQALGLQQAPSNQILIGLSLFLTFFIMTPVLEQVHDSALVPYMNEVVTSKEAVGLAAKPFREFMLGQTRETDLDLFLDIGRYGDVASVEDVPMSVLIPAFVTSELKTAFQIGFMLFIPFLVIDLVVASVLMAMGMMMLSPLIISLPFKIMLFVLVDGWAMVIGTLAASFGV from the coding sequence ATGAGATTCGCCCAGATTGCCAGTTTACTTCTGTTGTTTTTATTCTCTTCAGCGGTGTTTGCCGCTGAAGAACAGAGTGTTATCGATACCTTTAACAGTATGAAGGGTATACCAGCGGTTACCATGACCAATAATCCGGATGGCAGCCAAGATTACACGGTGACTATTCAGATACTGGCGATTATGACGTCCCTGACGTTACTGCCAGCGATACTCATGATGATGACGAGCTTTACCAGAATCATTATTGTGTTTTCAATTTTAAGGCAAGCACTGGGGTTACAGCAGGCACCGTCAAATCAAATACTCATTGGTTTATCCTTGTTCCTAACGTTTTTTATTATGACACCGGTGCTGGAACAGGTGCACGACAGCGCCTTAGTTCCCTATATGAATGAGGTTGTCACCTCAAAAGAGGCCGTGGGGCTTGCCGCAAAGCCGTTTCGAGAATTTATGCTCGGCCAAACACGGGAGACAGATCTCGATCTTTTCCTAGATATTGGCCGCTATGGCGATGTCGCCAGCGTTGAAGATGTACCGATGTCGGTACTTATTCCTGCCTTCGTTACCAGTGAACTGAAAACTGCCTTTCAAATTGGCTTTATGTTATTCATTCCCTTTTTGGTAATTGATCTTGTTGTGGCGAGTGTGTTAATGGCGATGGGTATGATGATGTTGTCGCCACTGATTATTTCTTTGCCCTTTAAAATTATGCTGTTTGTACTTGTGGATGGCTGGGCTATGGTGATCGGTACCTTGGCCGCCAGTTTTGGAGTCTGA
- a CDS encoding flagellar biosynthetic protein FliQ: protein MTPEVVMDLFANGFYLAVLVISVIVGPALAVGLLVSMFQAATQINEQTLSFLPRLLVTLATIMIAGGWLLMKFMDLFERTFQQIPLLIG, encoded by the coding sequence ATGACACCTGAAGTCGTCATGGATTTATTCGCCAATGGTTTTTATCTGGCCGTTTTGGTGATTTCAGTGATTGTGGGGCCAGCTTTGGCGGTCGGGCTTTTAGTCAGTATGTTTCAGGCCGCCACCCAAATTAACGAACAAACCTTAAGCTTCCTGCCGCGCCTTCTCGTAACCCTAGCGACCATTATGATCGCAGGCGGCTGGTTGTTGATGAAATTTATGGATTTGTTTGAGCGAACCTTCCAACAAATCCCATTGCTTATCGGGTGA
- the fliR gene encoding flagellar biosynthetic protein FliR: MEFSAELLVQGASQYFLPLARLSAFMLAAPIFGSRLIATRVRLLLALLVTLLLVPSLPELPKVEGFGLSTLLLVVQQTLIGFVAGFSMQVAFQVVVLGGQFIAMKMGLGFASMNDPSNGVTVTIVSQYYLMLVTLLFVVGDGHLLLLRILAESFYSLPIGSGWVPAALLWDLVATGSWMFGAALLLALPVLTSLMIVNISFGVMGRSAPQMNIFTVGFPITLILGMFLIWFGFTTFLGNYNQFMQEGFGLLRHLLNVS; the protein is encoded by the coding sequence GTGGAATTTTCTGCCGAACTTCTCGTGCAAGGGGCGTCTCAGTATTTTCTACCCTTGGCGCGTCTCTCGGCATTTATGTTGGCGGCCCCAATTTTTGGTTCCCGTCTTATCGCAACGCGGGTGCGTCTACTGTTAGCGCTTTTAGTCACCTTATTGTTAGTCCCGTCCTTACCTGAGTTGCCCAAAGTCGAAGGTTTTGGGCTTTCAACATTATTACTCGTTGTTCAGCAAACACTTATTGGTTTTGTCGCTGGTTTTTCCATGCAGGTAGCCTTTCAAGTGGTAGTGCTAGGCGGCCAATTTATTGCAATGAAAATGGGTTTAGGCTTTGCCTCGATGAATGATCCCTCGAACGGCGTTACCGTTACCATCGTGTCTCAATACTATCTTATGTTGGTAACCTTGCTATTTGTAGTCGGTGACGGCCACTTACTGTTGTTGCGTATTCTGGCTGAAAGCTTTTATTCCTTGCCTATTGGTTCAGGCTGGGTACCCGCGGCACTGTTGTGGGACCTTGTGGCTACAGGCAGCTGGATGTTCGGTGCAGCGCTTTTATTGGCCCTGCCTGTTCTCACTTCCTTGATGATCGTTAATATCTCTTTTGGTGTCATGGGGCGATCGGCCCCGCAAATGAACATATTCACCGTCGGTTTTCCAATTACTTTGATTTTGGGGATGTTTTTAATCTGGTTCGGTTTTACCACTTTTTTGGGTAACTACAATCAATTTATGCAAGAGGGTTTTGGTCTCCTGCGTCATCTGCTGAATGTATCCTAG
- the flhB gene encoding flagellar biosynthesis protein FlhB: MADDKDSSQEKTEEATPRKLEKAREDGQVPRSKELTTTVLLVTGTLALLASGEFLTKKLVKVFNHNMVLERSAIFDTSQMLTHIGVAMFDAILGLAPLFLALAVAAFIGPIALGGWLVSAKALMPKLNRMSLLEGLKRMFSIKSIVELLKAIAKVGVILTLAIILLKALRAELLGLASEAIMPAIAHAAWLAIISAIVLSASTFVIAVVDVPFQIWDHAKKLRMSMQDIKDEYKDTEGKPEVKSRVRQLQREMANARMMSAVPEADVIITNPTHYSVALKYDPETMATPILVAKGVDFTALKIREIANAHNIEIVESPPLARSIYNTTEVDSEVPAGLFVAVAQVLAYVFQIRNYRRGKGAKPKKPSGIQIPPNLRYD; this comes from the coding sequence ATGGCAGATGATAAAGACAGCAGTCAGGAAAAAACCGAAGAGGCCACCCCGCGAAAACTTGAAAAGGCACGCGAGGATGGCCAAGTTCCTCGCTCTAAAGAACTCACTACTACGGTTCTCTTGGTCACGGGAACCCTTGCCTTATTAGCCAGCGGCGAGTTCCTAACTAAAAAATTGGTTAAAGTTTTTAATCATAATATGGTGCTGGAACGGTCTGCGATCTTTGACACATCGCAAATGCTAACCCATATCGGGGTCGCGATGTTTGATGCGATTTTGGGGCTTGCGCCGTTATTTTTGGCCTTGGCTGTTGCGGCGTTCATTGGGCCTATTGCACTTGGCGGTTGGTTGGTGAGCGCAAAAGCACTCATGCCTAAGTTAAATCGCATGAGCCTACTCGAAGGCCTCAAGCGTATGTTTTCGATAAAATCTATCGTCGAGTTGCTTAAGGCTATCGCTAAAGTTGGCGTTATTTTGACCCTGGCAATTATTTTATTAAAAGCATTGCGCGCGGAGCTACTGGGGTTAGCGAGTGAGGCAATTATGCCGGCTATCGCACATGCCGCCTGGTTGGCAATTATTTCGGCTATTGTGTTATCGGCTAGCACCTTCGTCATCGCGGTGGTGGATGTTCCTTTTCAGATATGGGACCACGCGAAAAAATTACGCATGTCCATGCAAGACATCAAAGATGAGTATAAAGACACGGAAGGTAAGCCAGAAGTCAAAAGCCGGGTGCGACAATTGCAGCGCGAGATGGCCAATGCTCGCATGATGTCTGCTGTACCGGAGGCAGATGTTATCATTACCAACCCGACCCATTACTCCGTCGCCCTGAAGTATGACCCTGAGACCATGGCGACGCCGATTTTAGTGGCTAAAGGGGTAGACTTCACTGCATTGAAAATTCGCGAAATAGCCAATGCGCACAATATTGAAATTGTCGAGTCGCCGCCCCTGGCGCGTTCAATCTATAACACCACTGAGGTTGATAGCGAAGTGCCTGCGGGCTTGTTCGTCGCCGTGGCCCAGGTTCTGGCCTACGTGTTTCAAATTCGAAACTACCGTCGCGGCAAAGGTGCTAAGCCTAAGAAGCCCTCCGGCATCCAAATTCCGCCTAACCTAAGGTACGATTAG
- a CDS encoding SMP-30/gluconolactonase/LRE family protein — protein MNKKHTLIVLLSSISLLAGYLCLWPVAITPQAWQAPSNAGFIGAFQPNNKLTGAELLVLGDFTGPEAVVATVEQGLYVSTHEGWILHAPNPEAALEPLISTAGRPLGLALDGFGNLYIADAYRGLLRFHPDSGLEVVADEFDGQKLGYVNDVAVSSHGRIYFTDSSAKFGARANGGTYPASLLDIMEHGGHGRLFSFDTPSQTLTEVAHGFNFANGVAVRDGTHESAETVFVNETGNYRVLAFELSDGIVQSQKTLIDNLPGFPDNLSLAADGSLWLGLVSSRSELLDKLSASPNLRKLVQRLPAIIRPKATHYGMVINMSPEGEVISQLQDPSGAIYTTTGATPWHQYLYVSRLHGTQLARLPLDGI, from the coding sequence ATGAACAAAAAACACACGCTGATTGTTCTTCTCTCCAGTATCAGTTTACTGGCCGGGTACCTTTGTCTTTGGCCTGTTGCCATTACCCCACAAGCTTGGCAAGCACCGTCAAATGCTGGTTTTATCGGTGCGTTTCAGCCAAACAACAAACTTACCGGCGCCGAGCTGCTAGTACTTGGGGATTTCACTGGCCCAGAAGCCGTGGTTGCTACCGTTGAACAGGGCTTGTATGTCAGTACCCACGAGGGCTGGATTTTACATGCCCCAAACCCCGAGGCTGCACTTGAGCCTTTAATTTCAACGGCTGGGCGACCCTTGGGTTTAGCCCTGGATGGGTTTGGAAATTTGTACATTGCCGATGCCTACAGAGGCCTGCTGCGCTTTCATCCCGATAGCGGTTTGGAGGTGGTCGCCGATGAATTTGACGGGCAAAAGTTAGGCTACGTGAATGATGTTGCCGTTTCCTCTCACGGCAGAATTTATTTCACTGACTCTTCAGCAAAATTTGGTGCGCGGGCCAATGGCGGCACCTATCCTGCGAGCTTGCTGGATATCATGGAGCACGGGGGCCACGGTCGCCTTTTTAGTTTTGATACCCCTAGTCAGACACTCACCGAAGTTGCCCATGGTTTTAATTTTGCTAATGGTGTTGCGGTGCGTGATGGCACTCACGAAAGCGCCGAAACCGTGTTCGTTAATGAAACCGGAAATTATCGTGTGTTGGCCTTTGAGTTGAGCGATGGCATTGTGCAATCGCAGAAAACCCTCATAGATAACCTGCCGGGATTTCCAGACAATTTGAGTCTGGCAGCGGACGGCAGCTTGTGGTTGGGGCTTGTTTCGTCGCGTAGCGAATTGCTCGATAAGCTGTCAGCCTCACCAAACCTCAGGAAACTGGTGCAAAGATTGCCCGCCATTATCCGACCAAAGGCTACGCACTATGGCATGGTGATTAATATGTCGCCGGAGGGAGAGGTTATTTCACAGCTGCAAGACCCTAGCGGTGCCATCTACACCACCACCGGCGCTACACCTTGGCACCAGTACTTGTATGTGAGTAGGTTGCACGGCACACAGCTGGCACGTCTACCACTGGATGGCATTTAA
- the flhA gene encoding flagellar biosynthesis protein FlhA: MALPGFSSLAGFDGRAAFNNASRVGRGNIGIPLLLLMLLGMMILPVPAFLLDVFFSFNIALSIVVLLVGVYALRPLDFAVFPTILLLATLLRLALNVASTRVVLLYGHEGGDAAGKVIEAFGEVVIGGNYAVGLVVFLILMIINFVVVTKGAGRISEVSARFTLDAMPGKQMAIDADLNAGLINQEEAKLRRSEVASEADFYGAMDGASKFVRGDAVAGILILLINVIGGLIVGMAQHQLEFQDALQKYILLTIGDGLVAQIPSLLLSTSAAILVTRVNTSEDMSNQIFRQMFDSPKALAVSSGVLLIMGSIPGMPHVAFLGLGFACAGLAWFIHKRKSQGELVEEGPSTAKRRPSDKPSTAGAAELRDPQAPALEHKAEPIEVTWDDVKPVDVIGLEVGYRLIPMVDKGQGGELLGRIRGVRKKMSQEVGFLVPTVHIRDNLDLLPGQYRVTLMGVAIAEEEVHPDRDLAINPGQVFGELEGIAAKDPAFGLPAVWIKRTERDHAQTMGYTVVDASTVVATHLNQILSQHINELLGLEDVQQLVDMLAKTSPKLAEHLVPESVSLKTLLKVLQLLLVENVSIKDMRSIAEAVAANSEKSQDPVTLLASVRSALSRQIVQSLVGNEPDLPVITLEPALEQILLKTYQQSQKGGDGTPVIEPGLAEKLRLSVQKAAQKQEASGGPVILLVATQLRFQLSRFIRAFVPEIAVLAYNEIPQTKQITIVASVGA; this comes from the coding sequence ATGGCCTTACCAGGATTCAGTAGTTTAGCCGGCTTCGATGGTCGCGCTGCTTTCAACAATGCGTCCCGCGTCGGGCGCGGCAATATAGGCATCCCGTTATTGCTGTTAATGCTTTTGGGTATGATGATTTTGCCCGTGCCCGCCTTTCTATTGGATGTGTTTTTCTCCTTTAACATAGCCCTGTCAATTGTTGTTCTATTAGTGGGTGTCTACGCGCTTAGACCGCTCGATTTCGCTGTTTTTCCCACCATCTTGTTATTGGCGACGCTGCTACGGCTGGCGCTCAATGTGGCCTCAACCCGTGTGGTCTTGCTTTATGGCCACGAGGGTGGGGACGCCGCTGGTAAAGTGATTGAAGCCTTCGGCGAGGTGGTGATCGGCGGTAATTACGCGGTGGGTCTCGTGGTATTTCTGATCCTGATGATCATTAACTTTGTTGTGGTGACCAAGGGTGCTGGGCGAATCTCCGAGGTGAGTGCCCGGTTTACCTTGGATGCGATGCCTGGCAAGCAAATGGCCATCGATGCGGATTTAAACGCCGGTCTAATTAATCAAGAAGAGGCAAAACTGCGTCGCTCTGAAGTTGCCAGCGAGGCCGATTTTTATGGCGCGATGGATGGTGCCAGTAAATTTGTTCGCGGTGATGCCGTTGCCGGCATCCTGATTCTGCTTATCAATGTGATTGGCGGGCTGATTGTTGGCATGGCTCAACACCAGCTCGAGTTTCAAGACGCGCTACAAAAATATATTCTGTTGACCATTGGCGATGGCTTGGTCGCGCAAATTCCCTCGCTCTTGCTATCAACCTCAGCCGCAATCTTAGTAACTAGGGTCAACACATCCGAAGATATGAGCAATCAAATCTTCCGACAGATGTTCGATTCGCCCAAAGCTCTGGCCGTTTCTTCCGGTGTATTGCTGATTATGGGGTCTATTCCGGGCATGCCCCACGTTGCCTTTTTAGGCTTAGGTTTTGCCTGTGCCGGTCTCGCTTGGTTTATTCATAAGCGCAAGTCACAGGGTGAGCTGGTGGAAGAGGGGCCTAGCACCGCGAAGCGTCGACCCAGCGATAAACCCAGCACCGCAGGTGCTGCTGAGTTGCGCGACCCCCAGGCGCCGGCACTCGAACACAAAGCGGAACCTATTGAAGTAACGTGGGACGATGTTAAGCCGGTGGATGTTATCGGCCTAGAGGTGGGTTATCGGCTGATTCCCATGGTCGACAAAGGTCAGGGCGGTGAACTACTCGGCCGGATAAGGGGCGTGCGCAAAAAAATGTCCCAAGAGGTTGGGTTTTTAGTGCCCACGGTGCACATCAGAGACAACCTAGATTTGCTGCCCGGCCAGTATCGAGTGACGCTCATGGGCGTAGCCATAGCCGAGGAAGAAGTGCATCCCGACCGGGATTTGGCGATTAACCCGGGTCAGGTGTTTGGCGAGCTCGAGGGCATTGCGGCCAAAGACCCAGCCTTCGGTTTGCCCGCCGTGTGGATTAAGCGCACCGAGCGGGATCACGCCCAAACCATGGGATATACGGTGGTTGATGCATCGACGGTGGTGGCCACCCATCTCAATCAAATACTGAGCCAGCACATCAATGAGCTTCTGGGCTTGGAAGATGTTCAACAACTGGTTGATATGCTCGCGAAAACCTCGCCCAAGTTAGCCGAGCATTTGGTGCCCGAAAGCGTCAGTTTGAAAACCTTACTTAAAGTCTTGCAGCTGTTGTTGGTTGAAAATGTCTCGATTAAAGATATGCGTAGCATCGCCGAAGCTGTCGCTGCCAACAGTGAAAAGAGTCAAGATCCCGTCACATTGTTGGCCTCGGTGCGCAGCGCTTTAAGTCGCCAGATAGTTCAGTCTTTAGTGGGGAATGAACCAGACCTGCCTGTTATTACCCTAGAACCCGCTTTGGAACAAATATTGCTGAAGACCTACCAGCAGAGTCAAAAAGGTGGCGATGGCACGCCGGTGATTGAACCTGGTTTGGCCGAAAAATTAAGGCTGTCGGTGCAGAAGGCGGCACAGAAACAAGAAGCCAGTGGTGGCCCGGTAATTTTACTTGTGGCCACCCAACTCAGGTTTCAGCTATCGCGCTTTATTCGAGCCTTTGTGCCAGAAATTGCGGTGTTAGCCTACAACGAGATTCCACAAACTAAGCAAATAACGATTGTCGCAAGCGTTGGCGCTTAG
- the flhF gene encoding flagellar biosynthesis protein FlhF — MAVKKIIAANMRRALEIAREQLGDDAIILSTRRHPDGIEMHATVEAASRFPEEQQAFAEQKHDSPAATLPLGSDNAWQHQHLVSEAVSQAKPAPSGQARPFGGKTGSQLADEIEMARQKMLAAKRKEQGTQTNQPVVAADSNERADVWASQLAKKSVPVTAPKDMRPRPAVEDTFSQQAEMSRLHQELSEMRAMLQARLQEPHLHRPLVATELVSKFHSLGLPDFQAERLIASVNTELPVAKAWPEALALLSQRIPTAGRDVIESGGVFAFIGPTGVGKTTTLAKLAVRFVIKHGAEGLAIVTTDNYRLAAHEQLNALGQILSVPVKVVSEGESLQQVLVNLSHKKLVLIDTAGLRHGDPKLKAQLEQLRSAGKVNSLLVMAANSQLQMLKASYHAYGAAHPSAVILTKLDETPSLGEAIGLLLQHRLPLAYTTDGQEIPADIQIAKGHQVVAKAAQFGAQSHVEGKFAASAESSRQVQSEQL; from the coding sequence ATGGCCGTTAAAAAGATCATTGCAGCCAATATGCGCCGTGCCCTTGAGATTGCACGGGAGCAGTTAGGTGATGACGCGATTATTCTCTCTACCCGACGGCACCCGGATGGCATTGAAATGCACGCCACGGTGGAGGCAGCGTCGCGCTTTCCCGAAGAGCAGCAGGCTTTTGCCGAGCAAAAACACGATAGCCCAGCAGCCACTTTGCCGCTCGGTAGCGACAATGCCTGGCAACACCAACACCTTGTCTCCGAAGCCGTTTCACAGGCAAAGCCGGCACCAAGCGGTCAGGCGCGCCCTTTTGGCGGCAAGACTGGCTCTCAGTTAGCCGATGAAATCGAAATGGCTCGGCAGAAAATGCTGGCGGCTAAGCGCAAGGAGCAGGGCACTCAAACAAACCAACCTGTTGTGGCTGCCGATAGTAACGAGAGGGCTGATGTGTGGGCATCGCAGCTAGCGAAGAAAAGCGTTCCAGTCACTGCACCTAAAGACATGAGGCCCAGACCCGCCGTCGAAGACACTTTCTCACAGCAAGCGGAAATGTCCCGCTTGCATCAAGAGCTCAGTGAAATGCGCGCCATGCTACAGGCAAGGTTGCAAGAACCCCATTTGCACAGGCCCCTAGTAGCCACTGAATTGGTGAGCAAATTTCACAGCTTAGGTTTGCCCGATTTTCAAGCGGAGCGGCTAATAGCGTCAGTTAATACCGAACTGCCTGTAGCGAAAGCCTGGCCAGAAGCGTTGGCGTTGCTTTCGCAGCGCATACCGACGGCGGGCAGAGATGTGATTGAAAGTGGCGGGGTATTTGCCTTCATCGGTCCCACCGGCGTGGGTAAAACCACAACCTTGGCTAAGCTTGCCGTGCGTTTTGTGATCAAACACGGTGCCGAAGGGCTTGCCATTGTCACTACAGACAACTATCGCCTAGCGGCTCACGAACAATTAAATGCCTTGGGACAAATTCTTTCTGTACCCGTAAAAGTGGTATCTGAGGGCGAGTCGCTACAGCAGGTTCTCGTTAACCTCAGCCATAAAAAGCTGGTGTTAATAGACACAGCCGGTCTGCGCCATGGCGACCCTAAACTGAAAGCCCAGCTCGAACAGCTGCGCAGTGCCGGCAAGGTGAATAGCCTGCTGGTGATGGCGGCAAATAGCCAGTTGCAGATGTTAAAAGCGAGTTATCATGCCTACGGTGCGGCGCACCCATCGGCCGTCATTTTAACCAAGCTCGATGAAACACCTTCCCTTGGTGAGGCGATCGGACTGCTATTGCAGCACCGCTTGCCATTGGCTTACACCACCGACGGCCAAGAAATTCCAGCCGATATTCAGATAGCGAAAGGCCATCAAGTGGTGGCTAAGGCAGCACAGTTTGGCGCGCAAAGCCATGTGGAGGGTAAATTTGCGGCATCGGCCGAATCAAGTCGGCAGGTTCAATCCGAACAACTATAA
- a CDS encoding MinD/ParA family protein: MGHHPVQVIAVTGGKGGVGKSNISVNMSIALAQLGRRVMLLDADLGLANVDVLLGIRANKTLADVLSGECSLRDVLISGPGGVRIVPASSGVQQMASLSKQQHGALIRAFSDISDQLDVLVIDTAAGISDTVVSFVRAANEALVVVCDEPSSVTDAYALIKLLHRDAGMQRFRVVANMTRSANEGQLLVKRLQQVCDKFLDVALQFEGSVPFDENVRKAVQHQKALVDYSPQSKASIAIRSLASRVSEWPLPKAASGNLEFFVERLLETSEAGV; encoded by the coding sequence ATGGGGCACCATCCAGTTCAAGTCATAGCGGTAACCGGCGGCAAGGGTGGCGTAGGGAAAAGCAATATATCGGTGAATATGAGCATAGCACTCGCGCAACTCGGTCGCAGGGTCATGCTGTTAGACGCTGACCTAGGGCTTGCCAATGTCGATGTGTTACTGGGCATTCGCGCGAATAAGACGCTCGCCGACGTGCTTTCTGGCGAATGCTCTTTGCGCGATGTGCTGATCAGCGGTCCCGGAGGGGTTAGGATTGTGCCCGCGTCGTCCGGGGTTCAGCAAATGGCTTCCCTTAGTAAACAGCAGCATGGCGCGCTTATTCGCGCTTTTAGCGATATTTCGGATCAGTTGGATGTGTTGGTAATCGACACAGCCGCAGGCATTAGCGATACCGTGGTGAGTTTTGTACGGGCTGCCAACGAGGCGCTAGTGGTGGTCTGTGACGAACCATCGTCGGTGACGGACGCCTATGCACTCATTAAGTTATTGCATAGAGATGCGGGCATGCAGCGTTTTCGCGTGGTGGCGAATATGACGCGCTCTGCCAATGAAGGCCAATTGTTGGTCAAGCGTTTGCAGCAAGTGTGCGACAAGTTCCTCGACGTAGCCCTACAATTTGAGGGCTCTGTGCCCTTTGATGAAAATGTGCGCAAAGCCGTGCAACACCAGAAAGCCCTGGTCGACTATTCACCGCAATCGAAGGCATCGATTGCCATCAGATCTTTGGCAAGCCGAGTTTCAGAGTGGCCATTACCGAAAGCTGCGTCAGGCAATTTGGAGTTTTTTGTTGAGCGTTTGCTAGAAACATCGGAAGCAGGCGTTTGA